From Roseburia hominis, the proteins below share one genomic window:
- the rocD gene encoding ornithine--oxo-acid transaminase, which translates to MKTSEKIIEKTEKYGAHNYHSKEVVFEYATGARVTDPEGRKYFDMLSAYSALNFGHLHPEIVAAAKEQLDKVTLTSRAFHNELLCDFYESLCKLTGKNMVLPMNTGAEAVETSLKTARRWGAFVKGVEDGKQEIIVCNNNFHGRTITVISMSSDPSCRKGFGPFTPGFVNIDYGNIEQLKAAITPNTVAFLVEPIQGEAGIILPPEGFLKEASEVCKENNVLFIADEVQTGFARTGKMFACEWEGVEPDIYVLGKALGGGVMPVSAVVADSSILGVYEPGSHGSTFGGNPLACAVSIKAMEILVRDEYPKMAQEKGTYFMNKLKELKNPDILEIRGRGLLIGVEFKVPAAPYVKALIANGVLAKETHEKTIRFAPPITISYEEIDQAMEGIRKAIG; encoded by the coding sequence ATGAAAACATCTGAGAAAATTATTGAAAAAACTGAAAAATATGGTGCACACAACTATCATTCTAAGGAAGTAGTATTTGAGTATGCGACTGGGGCTAGAGTAACGGACCCGGAAGGCAGGAAATATTTTGATATGCTCAGTGCTTATTCAGCATTGAATTTCGGACATCTGCACCCGGAGATCGTGGCGGCAGCGAAGGAGCAGCTTGATAAGGTGACTTTAACTTCCCGCGCGTTCCATAATGAATTGCTGTGTGATTTTTATGAATCTTTGTGTAAATTGACCGGAAAGAATATGGTACTTCCGATGAACACCGGAGCAGAAGCCGTGGAGACATCTCTGAAAACGGCACGTCGCTGGGGCGCTTTTGTAAAAGGAGTAGAGGACGGAAAACAGGAGATTATCGTTTGCAATAATAATTTCCACGGACGGACGATCACGGTTATTTCCATGAGCTCCGATCCCTCCTGCCGGAAAGGTTTCGGACCGTTTACGCCGGGATTTGTGAATATTGATTATGGCAATATTGAACAGTTGAAAGCCGCGATCACGCCGAATACGGTGGCATTTTTGGTAGAGCCGATTCAGGGAGAAGCGGGAATTATTCTCCCGCCGGAAGGATTTTTAAAAGAAGCCAGCGAGGTCTGCAAGGAGAATAACGTGCTGTTCATTGCAGATGAGGTACAGACTGGATTTGCGAGAACCGGAAAGATGTTTGCCTGTGAATGGGAAGGCGTGGAGCCGGATATCTATGTGCTGGGAAAGGCTCTGGGTGGCGGTGTGATGCCGGTATCCGCAGTGGTGGCTGACAGCAGTATTCTCGGGGTCTATGAGCCGGGCTCTCATGGTTCAACGTTTGGCGGAAACCCGCTGGCTTGTGCAGTTTCCATTAAGGCAATGGAGATTCTGGTGCGCGATGAATACCCGAAGATGGCACAGGAAAAGGGCACCTATTTTATGAATAAATTAAAGGAACTGAAGAATCCGGATATCCTGGAGATTCGCGGCAGAGGCCTGCTGATCGGGGTGGAATTCAAGGTTCCGGCAGCGCCTTATGTGAAAGCGTTGATTGCCAACGGGGTGCTTGCAAAAGAGACACATGAGAAGACGATTCGTTTTGCGCCGCCGATCACGATTTCTTATGAGGAGATCGATCAGGCGATGGAGGGAATCAGAAAAGCAATAGGATAG
- a CDS encoding transposase: MPIFISDFLDIRDPVLTFDKFMEGIDLAKYLKKLPGHETGRIRYNPVNMLKTVLFGFMTQGYMSLRELEDNCSVNIRFMYLMDNEKPSYRTFGYFINEVLRIPLKIFSTRSTGKYLRKNM; the protein is encoded by the coding sequence TTGCCAATATTTATTTCAGATTTTCTCGATATTCGTGATCCCGTTTTGACATTCGACAAATTCATGGAGGGAATTGATTTAGCTAAGTATCTGAAAAAACTGCCGGGGCATGAGACCGGACGCATCAGATATAATCCTGTCAACATGTTAAAAACGGTGCTTTTCGGATTTATGACCCAGGGCTATATGTCGCTAAGGGAACTGGAAGACAACTGCAGCGTAAATATCAGATTTATGTATCTCATGGATAATGAAAAACCTTCCTATCGTACCTTTGGATATTTTATCAATGAGGTTTTGCGGATTCCATTGAAGATATTTTCAACGAGATCAACCGGAAAATATTTGAGGAAGAACATGTAG
- a CDS encoding aminopeptidase P family N-terminal domain-containing protein: MSIPERLTKLREQMAEKGVDFYIVPTADFHQSEYVGEHFKARQFITGFTGSAGTAVITKEEARLWTDGRYFIQAAAQLEGSTVELMKMGEPGVPTIMEYLEQAVPEGSVLGFDGRVISMGEGQSYEKIMADKGGKICYEYDLIDAVWADRPALSKEPIFALEMKYAGESVSDKLGRIREEMKKNGATAHVLTTLDDICWTLNIRGNDIEFFPLVLSYAVITMDQMDLYIDETKLSDQIRADLAKDGVILHPYNDIYEDIKKVGKEDVLLIDPSKLNYALYTNIPAEVAKVEKPNPEILFKAIKNPVEIENIRKAQIKDSVAHVRFMKWLKENVGKIHITEMSASDKLDEFRAEMGNFIRPSFDPISSFGEHGAIVHYSSTPETNVELTEGAMLMTDTGAGFYEGSTDITRTYAFGEIPEIMKEHFTLVAVSNLMLANAKFMYGCTGMTLDMMARKPFWDRNMNFNHGTGHGVGYLLNIHEGPAGFRWTFRSGEIQKFEEGMIITDEPGVYIEGSHGVRLENELLVRKGEKNEYGQFMYFEPITYIPFDLDAINPDYMSAEEKKMLNEYHKTVYEKVAPHLNEEEKEWLAKYTREI, from the coding sequence ATGAGTATACCTGAGAGACTTACAAAATTGCGTGAGCAGATGGCAGAAAAGGGAGTCGATTTCTATATCGTTCCAACTGCGGATTTTCACCAGAGTGAGTATGTTGGGGAACATTTCAAAGCAAGACAATTTATCACCGGATTTACCGGATCGGCAGGAACGGCTGTCATTACGAAGGAGGAGGCGCGCCTTTGGACGGACGGAAGATATTTCATTCAGGCAGCGGCGCAGCTGGAGGGAAGCACGGTAGAGCTTATGAAGATGGGCGAGCCGGGAGTTCCGACGATCATGGAATATCTGGAACAGGCTGTACCGGAAGGCAGCGTGCTGGGATTTGACGGGCGCGTGATTTCCATGGGCGAGGGACAGAGCTATGAGAAGATCATGGCCGATAAAGGAGGAAAGATCTGTTACGAATATGATTTGATCGACGCCGTTTGGGCGGATCGTCCCGCACTCTCGAAAGAACCGATATTTGCACTGGAGATGAAGTATGCCGGCGAGTCTGTAAGTGACAAGCTCGGCCGTATCCGCGAAGAGATGAAAAAGAATGGGGCGACAGCGCATGTACTTACCACGCTCGACGATATCTGCTGGACACTTAATATCCGTGGAAATGATATCGAATTCTTCCCGCTGGTCCTGTCTTATGCAGTCATCACGATGGACCAGATGGATTTATACATTGATGAGACAAAATTAAGCGACCAGATTCGCGCAGATCTGGCAAAAGACGGCGTGATTCTTCACCCCTACAATGATATTTATGAGGATATTAAAAAGGTGGGCAAAGAGGATGTTCTGCTGATTGACCCGTCCAAGCTGAATTATGCGCTTTACACAAATATTCCGGCAGAGGTGGCAAAAGTAGAGAAGCCAAACCCGGAGATTTTATTCAAGGCGATCAAGAATCCGGTCGAGATTGAAAATATCCGCAAAGCGCAGATTAAGGACAGCGTGGCGCACGTGCGTTTCATGAAATGGCTGAAGGAGAATGTTGGAAAAATCCATATCACGGAGATGAGCGCATCGGATAAGCTGGACGAGTTCCGGGCAGAGATGGGCAATTTTATCCGCCCCAGCTTTGATCCGATCAGTTCCTTTGGCGAGCATGGTGCGATCGTGCATTACAGTTCTACACCGGAGACGAATGTGGAGCTTACGGAGGGTGCGATGCTCATGACGGATACCGGAGCAGGCTTCTATGAAGGTTCTACGGATATCACCAGGACCTACGCGTTCGGAGAGATTCCGGAAATCATGAAGGAGCATTTTACACTGGTCGCTGTCAGCAACCTGATGCTGGCAAACGCCAAATTCATGTATGGCTGTACCGGAATGACGCTGGATATGATGGCGAGAAAACCGTTCTGGGACAGGAATATGAACTTTAACCATGGCACCGGACATGGCGTGGGATATCTGCTGAATATCCATGAAGGACCGGCTGGATTCCGCTGGACCTTCCGTTCAGGCGAGATTCAGAAATTTGAGGAAGGCATGATCATCACAGACGAGCCGGGCGTTTACATCGAAGGTTCTCACGGCGTGCGTCTGGAGAACGAGCTTCTGGTGCGCAAGGGAGAGAAGAATGAATACGGCCAGTTCATGTATTTTGAACCGATCACGTATATTCCGTTCGATTTAGATGCGATTAATCCGGACTATATGTCAGCGGAGGAGAAAAAGATGCTGAATGAGTATCATAAGACGGTTTATGAGAAAGTGGCTCCGCATCTGAATGAAGAAGAGAAGGAATGGCTGGCGAAGTATACGAGAGAGATTTAG
- a CDS encoding PucR family transcriptional regulator ligand-binding domain-containing protein, which translates to MLQIYELLEIPLFQNFRLAAGKQGLTRAITNTTILEYETFIDGFHVFKAGDFILTSLFFAKDDPKLIRRSFEGLLAREVAGIAVKTSFYDTLPQEALDYADSKNLPVFLFDDTYMEDIIVGIDEVIKKKEAYLKDERILQKFLQPHSAVDVVKFAGKFCNFLYGQYVIACLTPVVEMDMNRIFNYISYHQKALGSGENITFVKYRSQMLVIYNFQTGLKPDLRQKLEGQLRELGLRLQDFYCGIGEVHTELMYFDIALEQAITANYICRFKKEKFLTYSEIGIYQYIFPLLKNKSLVREYEKTVHILKEYDERYGSDLLGTLQVYVKNNGKIAATAKELFQHANTVRYRLQKAEELIHAENFYEYIFLVMHLYELKQIEGLYENT; encoded by the coding sequence ATGCTGCAGATTTATGAACTTCTTGAGATTCCGCTGTTTCAGAATTTTCGCCTGGCGGCGGGAAAGCAGGGGCTGACCCGGGCAATTACTAATACTACGATATTGGAATATGAGACCTTTATCGATGGATTTCATGTCTTTAAGGCGGGAGATTTTATTTTGACTTCGCTTTTCTTCGCAAAGGATGATCCGAAGCTGATCCGCAGATCATTCGAGGGCCTGCTGGCGCGGGAGGTGGCGGGGATCGCGGTGAAGACCAGCTTTTATGATACCCTGCCTCAGGAAGCCCTGGATTATGCGGACAGTAAAAACCTGCCGGTATTTTTGTTTGATGATACCTATATGGAAGATATTATTGTGGGCATAGATGAAGTGATTAAGAAAAAAGAGGCGTACCTTAAGGACGAAAGAATCCTTCAAAAGTTTTTGCAGCCTCATTCTGCCGTTGATGTGGTAAAATTTGCCGGGAAATTCTGCAATTTTTTGTATGGACAGTACGTGATTGCATGTCTGACTCCGGTAGTAGAAATGGATATGAACAGGATTTTTAATTACATTTCATATCATCAAAAGGCATTGGGAAGCGGAGAAAATATCACATTTGTCAAATATCGCAGTCAGATGCTTGTTATCTACAATTTTCAGACCGGACTTAAGCCGGATCTGAGACAGAAGCTGGAGGGACAGCTAAGGGAATTAGGGCTTAGACTTCAGGATTTTTATTGTGGAATCGGGGAAGTGCATACGGAACTGATGTATTTTGATATTGCGCTGGAACAGGCGATTACGGCGAATTACATCTGCCGTTTTAAAAAAGAAAAATTTTTGACTTATTCCGAGATTGGAATTTATCAATACATTTTTCCGCTGCTTAAGAACAAGTCGCTGGTGCGGGAATATGAAAAAACGGTTCATATTTTAAAGGAATATGATGAGAGATATGGTTCTGACCTTTTGGGGACGCTGCAGGTCTATGTGAAGAATAACGGCAAAATCGCGGCGACAGCGAAGGAGCTTTTTCAGCATGCGAATACGGTGCGCTATCGCCTGCAAAAGGCAGAGGAATTGATTCACGCTGAGAATTTCTACGAGTATATTTTTCTGGTGATGCATCTTTATGAACTGAAACAGATTGAAGGATTGTATGAAAATACATAA